The following DNA comes from Enterocloster bolteae.
TATGTGGAAAGGAATACTGAGAGAGAGAATGGCTCCGGTGACGGTCAACAGTGCACTGGCAGCAGTCAATGGATTTTTGACGCATAATGCATGGCAGGATTGCCGGACAAAATTTTTGAAGGTAAGCCGCAGAGTATTTTGTCCGGAAAGCAGGGAAATAGATAGAGATGAATATAAGCGTTTGGTGAAATGCGCTTACAAGAAGGGTGATGAAAGAATGGCAATGCTTCTTCAGACTATATGCGCTACAGGAATACGAGTTTCTGAAGTTCCCTATATTACTATAGAGGCCGTAAAACAGGGAAGGGCAGAAGTTGAATGCAAAGGGAGAATAAGGACTGTTTTCTTGACTTCCCGTTTGTGTTATATGTTGCTGGACTACGCAAAGAAAAGTCATATTGACAGTGGGATGATCTTTGTGACAAGAAGCGGGAAGGCACTTGACAGAAGCAATATATGGCGAAACATGAAAAAACTGTGTGAAGGAGCCGATGTATTATGGGATAAGGTATTTCCGCATAATTTTCGTCATTTGTTTGCCAGGCTCTATTATGAACAGGAAAAAAACCTGGTTAGACTTGCGGATATATTAGGGCATAGCAATATTAATACAACAAGGATTTATACA
Coding sequences within:
- a CDS encoding tyrosine-type recombinase/integrase, giving the protein MKRNGRLVKRIVTQESVNRYCEWLYGCEKSSGTIKQYKHYLLLFMQYMNGKSVEKRDVIMWKGILRERMAPVTVNSALAAVNGFLTHNAWQDCRTKFLKVSRRVFCPESREIDRDEYKRLVKCAYKKGDERMAMLLQTICATGIRVSEVPYITIEAVKQGRAEVECKGRIRTVFLTSRLCYMLLDYAKKSHIDSGMIFVTRSGKALDRSNIWRNMKKLCEGADVLWDKVFPHNFRHLFARLYYEQEKNLVRLADILGHSNINTTRIYTMESGRNHMRQLEKLEVLFDFYNKFSLLL